In Carassius auratus strain Wakin chromosome 12, ASM336829v1, whole genome shotgun sequence, the sequence taataatatatatatatatataaattcagtttctgattttaaaatccagtgtctgaataatttttggcttgactaaaatacaaaatactgcagaagaaaaaaaaataccaacaCACAAATCCCTTGATAGCTTTATTCAAGACAATACTCTTTGTTGCTGGTGTAAAACAGAGCAAATCTGCATGTGGTGCAGTACGTTTCACTATTTTCTACAAGGCATTCATGCAACATCAAATGAAATCTTCTACTTTCTACAGTCATGATGTCATTGTGCTCGGCTGTGTTTCAATACTGCTGCCCTGCTGATGGCTCCTACTGTAGTGTACTAGAAAATAGCTTTAAACACTGGTCTCCTAAACAAGTCATCATTTCAAGTGGATTATTCTCTAAACTAAATGTTGGGATACTCCAGGCTGAATGAATGGCACTAGCACCGCTGAACTCTTTCAATCGGGATCTGAATTGCTTGGCAATGGAACTGAAATTCTGAGAATGGAAACCCCTTGAGAACCGAACGGAGCATTATACTTTAATGTTGGCACAAATACATAATGCATACAAACCCATTAAAGATAAAGGCACTTTTCTGGGTAAGATTCTATGTAAAGGCCTTAATAATTTGGAGCCTCAAACATATTCTCGCTACCGTACACTAGTGCACAATACAGCTATCAATTTCCTCTGTTCATGGCCCTCAACCGGTTCTACAAAGGGATGGAGACGAAATGCATGGACTGATCAGGTATCAGGAAGCGTTGAGTTGTCAGAGAGGATCATGGGAGATCCCAGCTGGAGCTCCTGCTGAAGGGACTCCATGTCAGCAGAGGTCATGTGGTGTACCTcgagccaatcagagagcagggATGCAGACAGGGGGGCCAAGTCATTGTGACTAATGGAACAGAGAATTGAGACCATTGAAACGCACATTACAGTCAAGTACTGTAATAATCAGTGatgtacagtttaaaaatagaGCGTAGGGATCTGAACTGACCTTTCCCTGAGGTCCGAGTGCTGGAGTTCGGTGAGGGACTGAGTGAGGAGGTCATCGAGGTCGAAGCCGACACCGTATCCCGCTCCACTGCCTTTAGGAGTCACTGAGAAAACCGGCGGCAAAATGTCTTCAACCTGGCAGGAAAAACAATCGAGAgaagaataaaacaaatgaacaaggtcaaaattaaaacataatctcATAGAAAACACAGGAATATGTTTTCCAAACATAAGTCACAGAGCCCATATGTACGAAAGCTTGTTTGAACCATGAGtaaaaaaaggtcattgcaattttatttctttaagtcTTGAGACTTTATGTCTCACAGTGTTAGCCTCCATGCATAACATAATCtgttacagaaaataaaacagaaagataataataataaaaataataataatgcctggCATGACCTCTAGGGGGCCacagttttattttcaaataatctAACAATACATTAATCAGTccctaaaaataatacataataatgagacagaaaaaaacaatgcCTTGCATGACctacttataatatatatatatatatatatatatatatatatatatatatatatatatatatatatatatatatatattatttatttaaataaaatatttttttaaagtactaaATGTGTTTCTCATCCAGCATCATTGGTGCTAcacataaactaaaaaataactaaaaaaaatgatTCATGCTTACTTTAAATATAGAGGTCACTGGAGATGATTTCCATTTTTATATCATGATTTAAATGATTGTTtcaagtgtttatttttgtacaattaGACCCTCAGTTCTGGCTTGCAGTCGATGCTTAcattactaaaaaaatatataattatatatattctgttttaatttttagttacAATTTCAGTAATAgtgatgtttttgtcatgtttaattctTCTAATTCTAGTTGTAGTTTTTAAGTTCTtcaaaattaaactaaacaaactAAGACATGCTGCTTTGGTAACTAgccgaaaaaaaaaagctatattttattttcagttaaccCCAACctgcaaatatttgttttaaattcccTAATTGTTCCAGGTTATCCTTGACCGCTATTACCCAATAACCCAAATAAATGTCTTAACCCAAATTCTAATTAAATGATAACAGCTTTTGCTTTTCTAAGCAAACAAACTTCCACCTGGAAGTAAATATGTTACTACTAAATTTATTGTAGAAACATATTTTTCTGTTAAGTTTCcatgcaatgatttgtattgtgaaaagttatatatataaataaacttgaattgaactgaaaataaaaatgcataacaataataaaaaataccatatGCTCATATATACTCACCTGTGACTTTGAGAGCTGCTGTGTGACTGTGTGGATGTCAGGGATGCTGTTTGCCGGCTGACCCGTGTCATTGAGACCAAGGCAGGGTTGAGCTGCAGCTCCTGAAGGCTGTTTTGAAGGGCCCTGCGCATGTGAGCCATTCTGTCGCTCTTCTAAAACACAAAGTTTGTCCAGGGCTTGAGGACCATTGCTGATCTGTGGATTGGAAAGAGTCGTGCTGGTGTCCGAGACGTCAATGCTGGGGTTCAGAGCTGAAGCTTTGGTCATAAATGATTCCAGCGGCAGCAGCTGGATGTGAGCGTTGGACTGCGACTGCGTGATGTGCTTCTgctgcatgtgtatgtgtgcaaagcCCGTGTGAGCGGGGTTATTCAGTTGAGGTGGAGTTTGGTGGGTTTTCGTTGGTTGGTGTGGAGCTGTTCCTGTCCAGTTCTCAAGACTGGTGAACATTGTTCCAACAGTCAGAAACTGAGGTTTTAATACGTTTTTGGCAAAGGCACATGGGGCGTTTGCCATACCAACACTTCCACCACCTCCTACAGCAACGATCCCAACGTCTCCATTCTGAGCTGGACCTAAAGAGACGGGCTGTGCATCATGAGTCGGAGTTGGATGGAATATCCCAGCTGCCAAACACTGTCCTATTTGTGGCAGCATTTGTGGCGGTTTGAAAGCTTGAACTTCGTTGGGTTGTTTTGGCACCACTGATTCTCCCCCGTCTGAGTTAGTTTTTACAACATTGCTTCCTTTTGCTGGCTGGATTTGGACCGTTTTACCCTCACCGGTCTTGGCACCATTGGTTTCCGCAGTCTGTGATTTGTCCACCCGGTTGTCCATCATTCGTCCCCAGCGCTCCAACAGCTTCTTGTCGTTGTCACTGAGTAACATGCCACCCAAAGAATTGCCTTGATTTCCCTCctttttctccttctctttctgcTTCCTTTTTCGCTCCATTGCACGCTCCTGTCTCTTCCTCCGCTTCTCTtccctctctctttgtctctcctGGGCCGTGACTGGCTTCTTCTGCTCTGGTCCAGAGTTGGAGGAGGAGAGGGATGAGGATAAACCTCCAGAAGGTCCTCTGAGTAATTCAATACCAAGAGCTGCAGAGCCTCCATCTGGGGAAGAGACAACCAGTACATGATTGACATGAGAGTACTTGTCATTACTTGGAAATaactgagagaaaaaaaggacaaacattatatatatatatatatatatatatatatatatatatatatatatatatatatatatataaaaaacatgaaaataatttattcaggTTTATAACAGTGTTAGTGGGTAGGAAGAGGAAGTGTCAACTTAATATATaaacctggagcacaaaacataagggtcaattttttaaaactgagatttatacatcatctgaaagctgaataaattagctTTCCACTGGTGTACGGATAGGACAGAATAGGacgatatttggccgagatataactatttgGAATATtgtggaatctgaggatgcaaaaaaatctaaatattgagaaacaTGATCTTCACTTCATATCCTTatgttttttggcataaaaaatcaataattttgacccatacaatgtattgttggatattgttacaaatataacCATGCACCTTATGACTGGTTCTGTGTTCCAGGGCCACATATAACTCAAATATTACacgtataatatttaaattaaaaatatataaaacattaaatatataatatttaaaaaaatatctaaaatacacTAAGATTCTTATGTCTGGGGTCTTtaagatttataaaaaattttgaaTGTCACTTTTGCTCACCGgactgcattaatttaataaaaaacactaagaaacgtttatattctgaaatattattacaaagaaagctatttttttatattgtaaatgtatttactggcacttttgattaatataatgcatctttgctgaataaaagtattaatttatttggaaaaaataaattatttacagaCCCTAAAAGTATGCctgttattgtatatttataagattaagataaaaaaaatgtaagagcaGAAAATATGTCTCAAAATTGGGAATTAGTAGTAGTACCAATTTTGGGGGTCTGTGGCAGCAAATCTGAGACTACACTTAATGTTAAGCAAACTACAGTATGGCCACATTGCAAACTCTCTCACCTCGAGCTTTCTGCCTTAGTGCTGATTTAAGCAAGGCAGCTTTGAGAGCTGCCTTCGTGTCCTCTGAAATTGCTCCCTCTTTTTTTGTACCTTCCCCGGTTGTCGCTCTTCCTCCTTTGCCCAGGGAACGAGTGAGATTTTGAGAAAGCGACTGAGCCTGggactgtgtgagagagagtgaaggGATTGACTGAGGAAGACTTGAAGTGGGCGGAGTCTGAGAGACGGGGAGGGACGGAAGCATTTGATTAGACGAGTCAAGCCCCTCTTTTGTGCAGTTCGTCATCGGTTCCGTAAACGACGTCTCTTTGTCCGTGGGAGTGGTCAGATCGATGGTCTCAGGCTGGCCGTCAGAGTTCGCGCTGGGCATATCCACATCCTGGCAGCTTACCTGAGCAAAATGTGACAGAATCTGAGTAAGCTGATGTGGAGCTTGAAACGAGTTTGCATTCGTTTGAATTTGAGTAGCGTCTGTAGGTTTGAAGTTGAGACTTGTGCGAGTTTGTGCTGTTTCTGTTAAGCTTTGAGACTGCGGAATCGCGCAAAGAGTGCTACCAGACACCCCAACCCCCTCCGAACTAGAATGGAGAGGCCTAAACAGGATCTTCTTCCTGATGCCCTGCTTCTTCTTATGGAAGTCCTGGATTTCTACTAGTATAGCTTCTTTGATTTGTTCTTTGCCCATTGGCTGCCGATCAAACTCAAAATCAAAGGCAGGAACGCACACTGGCTCATCGTCTGGGTCGTGGTACTTGGCAAGGTAAGGGTGTGCGAGGGCTTGACATGCACTGATGCGCTCACGAGGGTCAAAACGGAGCATTGCACCCAACAAGTCCAATGCACTGGGCTCAGCTTGTGGATACAGTGCTGCAAATGGCTCTGCTGCTTTAGAAGGGAGGCTTCGCACGTACGAACGCACCCGGTCCGACCCTATTGAGCCGAGGATGCTCTCGGGTGGTGTTCCCAAAACTGAAAGAATCAGCTGAAGCTGATGCACGTAGTTTTTCCCTGGAAACATCTGCCTCCTGCCGAGCATCTCTCCAAAGATGCAGCCAACAGACCAGAGGTCGATGGCCAAGCTGTAGTGGTGAAGCGACAACATGAGTTCAGGAGCGCGGTACCATCGTGTGGCCACGTATTCAGTCATAAATGAACGCGACTCTTCGGAGTGGGCCGCGCTTAATCCGCGCGCCATGCCGAAGTCGCCTATCTTCAGCTCGCAGTTTTCATTCACCAGCAGGTTGGACGGCTTGAGATCACGGTGAATGACGTTGGCCGAGTGAATGTATTTCAGGCCTCTTAACAGCTGATACAGGAAGTAGCGTGTGTGTTCGGGGGTCAGAGGTTGGTGGGAGTGAATGATCTGATGCAGGTCGCTCTCCATGAGGTCAAGTACCACATACCTAAAGAATGATAGTCACTTTTAGCACATTAAATATGAGGAGAGAATATGCTTGCTGCTTTGAACTCAAGCTTACACTGATTTGAAAGCCGAGTGAGGGACCTCAGGCTGGAGAATGTCTTTAATGgcgatgatgttgtcgtgtttgAAGTGCTTGAGAATCTTCAGCTCTCGCAGAGTGCGTTTGGCATTCGTCACAACCTCAAAGGCATTAGGGATCTTCTTTATTGCCACCTGCTGGCCTGAATGCATGAATAAGTTCAGATGTTAGACATATTACCAAATATCTATCCAAACAGATTGAGAAATTCAAAATTAACAGATAAACACCTAATATACACCTAGATATACACGTTATTTTTCAACACAGAATATGCTTTTTTCGAAATCAATAGTGGCTACAGGTATATGATTAGAAGAATAAGTGTCAATGCTATAACTATTTGCGCTACAAACTAGTTTGTTTAtgaatacaataatacatttaattaatttaaattaaagctgcaagcagcaatgaaagggccctcgcacccgggatCACCGCCACCTGGTGGCTTTAGGAAAACAGTGAAAGGTGagcaatatgcatttaaaatgttaaatatagtaGGAAtatgtcatttatatgtgccaaacttcctgctgccagctggtggcgctataactataATTGAATTGCTGGCATGTAGATTTCTTTAGGCCAGGACATTTATCAAACATCTGAGGTTTGGTGCCGATTGAACATGGTATGTTTTAAGTTAGTATATAACAAGTAAtatcctgttgccagcaggtggcgctattatgATAACTGAATATTGGTGTTAAACATATGTTCAGGCTATAAATGAGAAAGCACCCTAACAGCACGGTTTCTAACCGTGCC encodes:
- the LOC113111996 gene encoding mitogen-activated protein kinase 7-like, whose product is MSTNERDETSDTQAVPAQKASEGNNRREGNTDKNHHRGVTEGPSQPNDDTSIVTDANTVADKNLALLKAHSLDVKFEVGEEYDIIETIGTGAYGVVSSARRRDNGQQVAIKKIPNAFEVVTNAKRTLRELKILKHFKHDNIIAIKDILQPEVPHSAFKSVYVVLDLMESDLHQIIHSHQPLTPEHTRYFLYQLLRGLKYIHSANVIHRDLKPSNLLVNENCELKIGDFGMARGLSAAHSEESRSFMTEYVATRWYRAPELMLSLHHYSLAIDLWSVGCIFGEMLGRRQMFPGKNYVHQLQLILSVLGTPPESILGSIGSDRVRSYVRSLPSKAAEPFAALYPQAEPSALDLLGAMLRFDPRERISACQALAHPYLAKYHDPDDEPVCVPAFDFEFDRQPMGKEQIKEAILVEIQDFHKKKQGIRKKILFRPLHSSSEGVGVSGSTLCAIPQSQSLTETAQTRTSLNFKPTDATQIQTNANSFQAPHQLTQILSHFAQVSCQDVDMPSANSDGQPETIDLTTPTDKETSFTEPMTNCTKEGLDSSNQMLPSLPVSQTPPTSSLPQSIPSLSLTQSQAQSLSQNLTRSLGKGGRATTGEGTKKEGAISEDTKAALKAALLKSALRQKARDGGSAALGIELLRGPSGGLSSSLSSSNSGPEQKKPVTAQERQREREEKRRKRQERAMERKRKQKEKEKKEGNQGNSLGGMLLSDNDKKLLERWGRMMDNRVDKSQTAETNGAKTGEGKTVQIQPAKGSNVVKTNSDGGESVVPKQPNEVQAFKPPQMLPQIGQCLAAGIFHPTPTHDAQPVSLGPAQNGDVGIVAVGGGGSVGMANAPCAFAKNVLKPQFLTVGTMFTSLENWTGTAPHQPTKTHQTPPQLNNPAHTGFAHIHMQQKHITQSQSNAHIQLLPLESFMTKASALNPSIDVSDTSTTLSNPQISNGPQALDKLCVLEERQNGSHAQGPSKQPSGAAAQPCLGLNDTGQPANSIPDIHTVTQQLSKSQVEDILPPVFSVTPKGSGAGYGVGFDLDDLLTQSLTELQHSDLRESHNDLAPLSASLLSDWLEVHHMTSADMESLQQELQLGSPMILSDNSTLPDT